In Acidobacteriota bacterium, the genomic stretch TCCAGGGTGAGGGAGAATCATGGGTCTGACGATTGAGAGCGAGCAATTACCGGACGAGCGGTTGATCCGTGTGGCCGGCGAGGTCGACCTCTACAGCTCCCCGGAGTTGCGCAAGGCGATCCTGCAGGCCATGCCCTCAGGTGATGGTCGTCTGTCGATCGACCTCAGCGGGGTCAGCTATATAGATTCCTCCGGCGTCGCCACGCTTGTCGAGGGGCTTCGGGCTGCCAATGAGAACGGCGCGAAGTTCACTTTGGTGGCCCCCTCCTCGGCGGTGATCCAGGTGCTCGAGCTGGCCCGCCTCGACGGCGTCTTCAAAATCGTATGATCGAGGCACCGGGCCTCGTCGGACGCTGGACCTTGAATCAGCTGGCCGCAGCGGCCCGCGTGTCGGTGCTGATGGTCGAGACCTTCGCCTGGATGATCGTCGCGCCGCTACGAGGCAAGGGGCTGCGAATTCGGAGCGCGGTCGAGAGCTTTGTCGAATTCGGAGTCCGCTCCCTGCCGATCGTCGGCATGATCTGTTTTCTGGTCGGAGTCATCATCGCGCTTCAGTCCTCCTACACGCTGGATAAATGGGGTGCCAACCGGTTCATCGCGACGCTGGTCGCGGTCTCGGCGCTGCGCGAAATGGCTCCCTTGATGAGCGCCATCTTGATCACCGGCCGTAGCGGGTCGGCGATCACGGCCGAGATCGGCACGATGAAGGTGGGGGAGGAGATCGACGCGCTCGAGGTCATGGGCCTGAACCCGATCAAGTATCTCGTCGTTCCCAAATTCCTGGCGATGCTGCTCGCCGTGCCCTGTGTGACGGTGATTGCGATGTTCATCATGATTTTCGGGGGATATCTGGCTTCGGTTGTCGTGGTCGGAGTCGATTCGGGCATATATATAGACCAGACGACACGATCGCTGGTTGAGAAGGACCTCGTCGCCGGTCTCGTCAAAAGCGTGTTCTTCGGGATTGCGATCTGTTGGGTTGGTGTTTATCGAGGGCTCCAGGTGGAAGGCGGAGCCGAGGGCGTCGGGCGACAGACAACGGCGTCGGTGGTGACCGCGATTTTCCTGATCATCATCGTTGACCTGGTTTTTACGGTTCTGTTCTACTTCCTGTGATCATGGCAGAGAATCAAGAGCCAATCATCGCCGTCGAAGACCTGGTGGTCCGATATGGCGACCGGACCGTGCTCGACGGCGTGAACTTCGATATTCGCGAGGGCGAGGTCTTCGTGATTCTCGGTGGGAGCGGCTCCGGCAAGACCACCTTGCTGCGAAACCTGGTTGGATTGATGCGTCCGGCAGCGGGCCGGATCCTGATCAAGGGTGAGGACTTCACCGCAATGACCGAGGATGAACGGATCGAGCTGCGCAAGAAGATGGGCATGTCCTTTCAGGGGTCGGCCCTCCTGCAGTCGATCTCAGTGGCCGATAACGTCGCCCTGCCCCTGCGCGAGCATACCGAGCTCGAGGAGTCGACGATCGACATCATGACCAGAATCAAGCTCGAGCTGGTCGGACTTGGGGGCTTCGAAAATTACCTGCCTTCGGAGCTCAGCGGCGGCATGAAGAAACGGGCAGGAATCGCCCGCGCCATGGCGATGGATCCCGAGTTCATTTTCTACGACGAGCCGTCGGCCGGACTCGATCCGATCGTGGCCGCTGGGATCGACCAGCTCATCCGCAAGCTGCAGGAGACATTCAAGATCACCAGCGTCGTCGTGACTCACGAAATGGAGAGCGTCGAGTTGATCGCCGACAGGGTGTGCATGCTGAAGGACGGGCAGGTGGTCGATATCGGCACCTACGAGGAGTTGGAGGAATCCGACCATCCGTACGTCCAACAGTTCTTTGCCCGTCGCCCGGACGACGACCAGTCGACGGACGCGGCCTACACGAGAGCCCTGACCGGCCAAGGATGAAGTGAGGGAAGATGCCAGCGAAGCAGCACGATTTCACCGCAACCGAGATCAAGGCCGGCCTGTTCGTGCTGGCCAGCCTCATTATCTTGATCGGGTTCCTGGTCGCAATCAGGGGATGTCGCGCGGGGGACGAGGACACAAAGGTCTATTTCGCCGTTTTCACCGACATCGGTGGTCTCAACACCGGTGCTGACGTACGCTTTGGTGGGGTCCGTGTGGGGCGGGTTTCGACAATTGAACCGGATCCGGAAGACCGTGCGCGGATTCGCGTAACGGCCGAGGTCGGGGCCCAGATTCCAGTCAATCACGGGAGCATCGCGACTATTGAACAGATCACGCTGACGACCGAGAAACACCTCGAGATCTCGACCGGAGATGCCAACGAGCCACTGCACGAGAGCGGAGACACACTCACGTCGGCCTCGGGCGGGGGATTGTTCGATGTGCCGGCCTTGGATGGCGTCGTCGCCAAGCTGGAGACCACGCTGGACAGCATCAACGCCCTCCTCGGCGTGGATGATGGAGCCGGCACCGGCGGGGACACCGAAGCCGTCGATCTGGCCGAATTGATGTCGTCACTCAAAACGACGCTCGATGAAGGTGCGCAGGTGGCCCGCAGCGCAGGGAGCGTGATCGAGGACAACCGGGCCGATATCGACGAGCTTCTCGGCGGGTTGGGCACACTCGAGGCCACGGCCACCGAGCTGATGGCGGAACTCAAACAGGTCCTTTCCGACAACAAGGGCTCGCTGCACGGGAGTCTCGAAAACATCGAGCAGCTGACCGGTCAGCTGAACACTCGGCTCGACGAACTCCTGACGACCCTCCAGTCGACCTTCGGCTACTTGGAGGATCTGAGCGGCAACAGCTCCGACCTGATCGACGAGCAGCGCCCGACGCTGGAAGAGACGCTGCTCAACCTCCAGGAGACGACGCGGAACCTGAGGGAGTTCTCCCGCATCTTGGCCGACCAGCCGGATGCGCTGATTCGCGGCAGGGAAGCGCAGGGTAGAAGAAACGGGGAGACGAAATGAGAGCGACTCCAATCGCTGCAGTGGTCCTCTGCACTTTGTGCGCGTGTGCCTCGGCGCCGAAGATCGACTACTACACCCTCGGCACGGCATCGTCGGGCCGGGCTGATGCGAATGCCAAAATCACGGTCGAGCGGTTCAAAACCACCGAAGCGCTTGGCCGCAGCCAGATCATGATCCTCGCATCGCCGACTCGAATCGAATACTACGCGACCGATTACTGGGCGGGATCGTTGGGGGAACTGGTCCAGCAAAAGCTGGCGGCCGAGTTCGGTGCGCCGCGCGAGGCCAGAAGGGACCTGGTGGTCTCGGGCAAGGTCGTGGCGTGTGAGCAGGTGGACGGCGACGGTGATGTCGAGGCGCGGGTCAGGCTGGATGTAGTGATCCGTGACGCCAAAGTAGCCAGATACCAGCCACCGCTCTTGGAAAAGTCCTACGAGTCGAGCCGCCGGGTCAACGGTTCGGGAGGCGGAGCAGTGGTCGCAGAGCTTTCCCGGTGCGTCGAGGACATCGCGGCCGAAATTGCTGTGGATGCTTCATCGCTCTGAACCGGTCGAGGTCCGCCATACAATTGACTCATGGCGGGACGAGACGCCCGGATTCGCCGTTTCGGTTTCATCGTCGCCCTGAGCATCGCTGCGATTTTGATTCAGGGGTGCGCCAGCACCCGTCAGGTGCAGTCGTCGGTGCTACCTCGTGGCTGGCCTGTTCCCTACGATATTGCGATTGTGACTTCGAACTTCGGAGCCCCTCGAGGATCCTCGCGACACGAGGGCCTCGACCTGTCAGTGCCGAAGGGAACCCCCGTCCGCGTGACCGCTGATGGAATCGTCAGCTTTGTCGGCCGATCGGGCAGGTATGGCCGCACCGTCGTGGTCGAGCACGACCGGGACTACGAGACGCTATACGCCCACCTGCTGACGATCAACGTCAAAAGGGGCGAAAAAGTCAGACGGGGAGACGTGATCGGCACGGTCGGCAAGAGCGGCAACGCGACCGGTTTCCACCTCCACTACGAGATCCGCCTCCAGGGCACGGCGGTCAACCCGAGGTCGTACCTCTGAAACCCGTCTCCTCGGTACTCCAGGCTGGATGCTGGATGGCTCGATCCGCCCACCC encodes the following:
- a CDS encoding ABC transporter ATP-binding protein, whose amino-acid sequence is MAENQEPIIAVEDLVVRYGDRTVLDGVNFDIREGEVFVILGGSGSGKTTLLRNLVGLMRPAAGRILIKGEDFTAMTEDERIELRKKMGMSFQGSALLQSISVADNVALPLREHTELEESTIDIMTRIKLELVGLGGFENYLPSELSGGMKKRAGIARAMAMDPEFIFYDEPSAGLDPIVAAGIDQLIRKLQETFKITSVVVTHEMESVELIADRVCMLKDGQVVDIGTYEELEESDHPYVQQFFARRPDDDQSTDAAYTRALTGQG
- a CDS encoding M23 family metallopeptidase yields the protein MAGRDARIRRFGFIVALSIAAILIQGCASTRQVQSSVLPRGWPVPYDIAIVTSNFGAPRGSSRHEGLDLSVPKGTPVRVTADGIVSFVGRSGRYGRTVVVEHDRDYETLYAHLLTINVKRGEKVRRGDVIGTVGKSGNATGFHLHYEIRLQGTAVNPRSYL
- a CDS encoding STAS domain-containing protein, producing the protein MGLTIESEQLPDERLIRVAGEVDLYSSPELRKAILQAMPSGDGRLSIDLSGVSYIDSSGVATLVEGLRAANENGAKFTLVAPSSAVIQVLELARLDGVFKIV
- a CDS encoding MlaD family protein, with the protein product MPAKQHDFTATEIKAGLFVLASLIILIGFLVAIRGCRAGDEDTKVYFAVFTDIGGLNTGADVRFGGVRVGRVSTIEPDPEDRARIRVTAEVGAQIPVNHGSIATIEQITLTTEKHLEISTGDANEPLHESGDTLTSASGGGLFDVPALDGVVAKLETTLDSINALLGVDDGAGTGGDTEAVDLAELMSSLKTTLDEGAQVARSAGSVIEDNRADIDELLGGLGTLEATATELMAELKQVLSDNKGSLHGSLENIEQLTGQLNTRLDELLTTLQSTFGYLEDLSGNSSDLIDEQRPTLEETLLNLQETTRNLREFSRILADQPDALIRGREAQGRRNGETK
- a CDS encoding ABC-type transport auxiliary lipoprotein family protein, coding for MRATPIAAVVLCTLCACASAPKIDYYTLGTASSGRADANAKITVERFKTTEALGRSQIMILASPTRIEYYATDYWAGSLGELVQQKLAAEFGAPREARRDLVVSGKVVACEQVDGDGDVEARVRLDVVIRDAKVARYQPPLLEKSYESSRRVNGSGGGAVVAELSRCVEDIAAEIAVDASSL
- a CDS encoding ABC transporter permease, translated to MIEAPGLVGRWTLNQLAAAARVSVLMVETFAWMIVAPLRGKGLRIRSAVESFVEFGVRSLPIVGMICFLVGVIIALQSSYTLDKWGANRFIATLVAVSALREMAPLMSAILITGRSGSAITAEIGTMKVGEEIDALEVMGLNPIKYLVVPKFLAMLLAVPCVTVIAMFIMIFGGYLASVVVVGVDSGIYIDQTTRSLVEKDLVAGLVKSVFFGIAICWVGVYRGLQVEGGAEGVGRQTTASVVTAIFLIIIVDLVFTVLFYFL